The sequence TTAGATTTGTAAATACAGTGAGAATAACTCATAACTTATtgactgaataaaaatgtgtgcattACTGATACAAAGACTTTAAAAAGAAGCTGAGGTGACACTGAAATCAAATTaaccagaaaatgttgattTGCAATAGAGAATGAGTTTCTTGGAGTCTTTGATCTTTATTCAATTTGACATCAAAGTTGTACTGTATCTTCCGTGTGATAAAACGTCACAATAAACCAGTATTATGAATAAAACTAACTTCAAATACTATACATGATGTTGTCTGACTTGATGGTGAAAAAGAAGGTTtatgaaaatacacatttttgacAGATGACAGGGATGAGAAATACAAAGAGTTGTAAAACATTCTTCAGCCAAAATGTTTCCCACTTCAGATTTCAGCATAATAACATATACATTACAGAGCAGTGCAAAGCATATTTCTATTACAGCTGTTACAGTAGTGTTCACAAACAGAGTGTGgatatttattctttttgtcCAAAGCTGAGCAACACTCATCTTGGCCCAAACATATGGATGTTGTCAGAAATAATGAGATCACAGCACACAATGATGCCTCCACATAACTCACTCCACTTTACAGGCGAACACCTGAGAATAATATCAGACAGTCCACTGACGACCCTGTTCTTCAAAACTACTCTTGATACTGTATAGGGAATCTTTTCCATTTATATAACCAGGTGacatacaaaaacactaaactgaaaaatgatttattccAGGCTCAAGTGTAcgttttcattaaaaatatggAATGTTGAATACAGAGGGTGATTTATATCAAGTGTTCTCAGGGATCATAATGGCTCTTTGGtactaaaacaacattaacttcATTGCCCGTGAacttccttttaaaaatgaacagcCAGATGCAATGAGAGGTAATAATAGtgtttacatttaaagaaaGTTACATTTCTGTTAACTCCTTTAAATGGTCTCTTTTAGTGTGTTGACTTTAAAGCAAGATTTGCACAATTTCTGACAAGATTTTCAATTACACTTGCATTGGAACAAATCTGTTACAACTCTTCTGTCTTCTGTTGTACAATGCTACAATTCAAGGTGTGCTGTGTTACTACACAGAAAATCTACATGTCAcaattttttcaaatttcctTCCATAAAGAAACTTATGCACATAGAGTATTTCgttttttaagttaaataaagaatcctttaacatgaaaaatgacTGCGTATTACAAGGTCAGTATAACATACAGTGCAATATCTGAAAAAAGGTGCAATTTTAGGCAAAGGCAGGAAACATGCTTTAGATTAATCCCACAGAGCTATGTCTCGATTGCTGGACATATCTCAACACTGCTGTCCGTAACACGAATACCATACCATCCTTCCCAAAACTGTGTGTCCTTGCCTCCGTGGGTGAAACGGATGTATCTCACTCCTGGTCCGTAGTTCTGAAATACATGGgtcatctgaaaaataaatatcagtCAATCTAGAGTTGTCTTTGGGATTTGTTCCTCTGctaaaaacatcattttatcaGTTAGGGCCCCGTGCTCTGTTCATACCTGATTCCATTTCTGATCGTTCCACTGCTCAAAGTAAACCGTCTCAGGAGCAAATGTTTGGACAACCTTCTTTCTTTGATTCAGCAGCTCTACGCAGATCTGATATTCAGAGCCACAATCCCATCGTGGTGCATACCTAAtgtaacacagacacacaagcatGTGAACGTACAGTAGATGCTTATTTACTTTGAGTGATTTGGAAACAGTTTTGAAATTTAGGACTCCAAAGTCTCCAAAGAGATTACAGCATTATTCCATTTGTTGACGTATAATGACATTGTTAATACCATGTTTTTTAACTCTGCACAATAATTGGCTGTTAAATCTAGATTGTGTCAATTTACCTTTGATTAAGGAATTTACGTAATGAGCTGTGACAATATTTAATGTGTATTGTTCCCAAAAGTGTAGTAGATGCACACATCCAATAAACTTCAAACAGGTGCTGGACCaaagaaaaaatgcaacaaagaaagatgaaggtCCGCACACTGTAGCTCCTTTTAATGAGACATCCACCAGTGACGTTTCGAGCTACATGCTCTTCAGACTGTAGCAGCATGTAGCTTGAAACGTCACTGGTGGATGTCTCATTAAACTGCATCTAAGGGAGCTACAGTGTGTGGACCTTCTTCTTTTTATATGTATTGTTCTCACCAATCAGATACTTTGATGTCCGGCTGGAAGTGATCCATAAACGACGGGTTGTACCCTTCCACCTCCAGATCAACCAGCTGGGACTTCATACACATGCTAAAGATAACAGAATAAGTTTTAGTGATTACATAATTTGAATGTAGTACATAATATGATTGCCATATGATTTCTGCGCCACCTATGGTGTAAACTCACCCATAAGAGGTCACAAAGTTTTTCTGGGCCACTTCATTTGGATGTGGCACCATAACTCCCTCTACTTTCCATCTATCACCACCGTTCTGCACAATTTGCCAATGATTCATCtcatctataaaaacaaaaaggataGTTGTAAGAGAAATTATTTTGGAGAGCAGGAAAACAATGTTGAGTAGAGTTAAAGGTGcattgtgtagaatttagtgacatctagtggaacggacttggcagaagtggaataaaatattcataaatatgttttaattagtgtataatcacctgaaaataagaatcattgtgtttttgttacctcagaATGAGCTCTTTATGTCTACATAGGAGTGGGTTCTcctccacggagcccgccatatttctacagtagcccagaatgggCAAACCAGACaatggctctagagagggtcttttgtgttatttgctggttttgcgaccaccgtaggttctcctacatgcttggaaagggagggtattcagttggttgcaatctgcaatatcacctctagatgccactaaatcctacacactggtcctttaattttgCAGCTTCTTACGTTCTCCTCTTGGATTCTTGAGAAGATTCCTTCTCTTCTTgcacaggaaataaaacaaccTCCAGTCTTTAGGTATTTTGGCAGGATCACGGAGGCGATATCCTTCTCTTCTACATCGGTCTCTCCAAAGAGATTCACTGTCAGCCACTTCTTTCCATTGACGGCACACTAACCGACAAAGATGAACCACCTGTTCAGGAGGAAGATTCAGGAAGATCTCCTCCAGGATCTCCAGAGGAACAGGGAAGAACTGACGAGAACAGACAGGGCACAGATAAGGTGGAGCTTTGGATAATGAGTTTAGTTTTAAAACGCTATGGACCAACACCCCTCCCACACTGCCTATATCATCATGTATGTCAACATTTTGTCTCagtattaaacaaacaagaaaaaaactaaatgttatTCAGTATGTGGAGACAAGGAAACTATGTTACTGTCTTTGATACTAAATGAAATTGAACTCGCACATAAAAATTTAACAAGCATATGCGCCTGACTCTTCAAAGAAAGAACAAAGTTAGACCTAAAGGTGAATCATTTTAGAGGTTATGCATTGACAATATTTGCTGGAAGAAGGCTTCGCTTCTACCATACAAATATTGCATCTCCAACAAAGTCAAGGACACCCACTTTACACTCTTACACAAGATTTATCCCTCTAATTTGTTTTTAGCTGAATTTACAGATGTTGAAAGCTCTTGTGCCTTTTGTGGAAAATGTGAAGAACCCCCATCCATTTGTTCTTTACCTGCGAGAAAACCTTGAAATGTTGGGAAAGTTCATACTTATTCACCAAAGTCAACCCCACACTCTTCTTTAGCCTCAGGACATTGTCTgttattttgttgctgttaCACACAGCATATAACAGTTGGTTAAGTAGAAAATGTCTTTGTTCtaatagcattttttttaccCAATGTTAAATTTCTTAAAAATAAGAAATCCATAAGACTGCTGGAATTAAATAGGACTGATGTTTCTCCATGAATGACTGATGttatattatgatatattttgtcatgtgcctttttatcttttttttttgttgttgttgttgttctgtttcactttttttatcCTCTTTATATTGTCTGTTTGTATGCTTGTcttgatatttatatttgactcatttagtttcattttgaGTCTGTGACTCTTGATTCATGCAATGTTGAACCTTTTGTATGTTTACAACTGTTCTGTTCCTATGTTGCAAAAAAAGTTTACAAAtgcaggttttatttttttttttttaatgacaaagcTCTTAAATACTGATAATTTTAGCCAATTGTTTTTAGCGCATTTGTATACTTTCTCTTTCTAAtggtttctgttctgtttttctccccttaaaaatgaaagtgagtTCCCTCGTGCTGAACCACCTGCACCTCTTtcccaaaatgaaaaagaccaaaacaaagtgTGGTAATCGTTCAACCACTATCAACTGTTTAATCCACGGTAGTTTAATAATTCTTGTAGGTGCAATTCAGTTGAAGTTCATTAAGCACTGACTTCGTGTTGAGGGTCGTGTAAAGCACTTACTTCTGCTTTTGAAAGCGAACATGACGAAGCAGCAGACTGACTGCGACTTGAGGGTGAATCAGAGCTGTGACTTGAGCCCATAGGTTTCCTCTTCATGCCTGGGACAGACCCAGACTACTAACGACTTTACAGGCAATACAGCTTAATATGCTCAATCGCTACAATCGCTTCTCGACCGTCTGACGAAGAcaggtttgtgtgtgactgCTTATGCAGCAGCGATATCTCATATATGGCTACAGTTATTTATAAACGATAAAGCTACACGACGCGGAAGTAACTGTTAGGTTCGAGGAAAGACTAGAAATAAGCAGCTCCGATACAAACGTTACCAATCAATCTAAATTTAGCAAATGACTACAGTTCATCTACTTTCAGAAGTAACGACAGTCACTTTCGGTCAGACCTGTTTCTACGTCGTCTGTAAGTCATACTTCTTTCCAAAAGGTGTTCCTTGTTTCTGACAGTTCACCAAAAGAAGCGTTCGTTATTAACACCGGGGCGCACGTCCGCCTGGACGAGCGCGACGAGCGCGGAGGgcgggaggggggagggggggtaaCAGCTAATACAACGCAGCAAAGATACCCGAAAGCGAAGGATCTTGTTCCCCGTTATATTGTACCctattattattgtagccaaTAATCgatcctgcagcagctgcaggacgcCAGTATCGCTGCTGACTCCGCCCACCCTGATGAGTTTCTGTATACGCCGTATGAATGAAAAACGAACCCTCCAATGTTTACTTAAAGGAAATTTCCGGTGTGGGCGGGCCAACTGAAAATACTATTTAACGACGATTTAACCATAGTTCCTTGGTGTCTCGTGTTTGCGGATAGCCGAGGATGATGAAGTTTTATGAAGCAGCATCAAGGTATGAACAACTTTCAGAATGAAAATCTTGGAGTCTTTGATTTTTACAcaatttatcatgtttttttttactatattttgttt is a genomic window of Thunnus maccoyii chromosome 4, fThuMac1.1, whole genome shotgun sequence containing:
- the LOC121895365 gene encoding F-box only protein 6-like yields the protein MKRKPMGSSHSSDSPSSRSQSAASSCSLSKAEFFPVPLEILEEIFLNLPPEQVVHLCRLVCRQWKEVADSESLWRDRCRREGYRLRDPAKIPKDWRLFYFLCKKRRNLLKNPRGEHEMNHWQIVQNGGDRWKVEGVMVPHPNEVAQKNFVTSYGMCMKSQLVDLEVEGYNPSFMDHFQPDIKVSDWYAPRWDCGSEYQICVELLNQRKKVVQTFAPETVYFEQWNDQKWNQMTHVFQNYGPGVRYIRFTHGGKDTQFWEGWYGIRVTDSSVEICPAIET